A part of Maridesulfovibrio hydrothermalis AM13 = DSM 14728 genomic DNA contains:
- a CDS encoding minor capsid protein, which translates to MNGYKVFSKAQYRMEMIARTEMLRAHNMGRLKFHQHVGIKKLEWMTMGDERTCTVCGPLDGKIYPIDKFPGQPAHPFCRCTNLPILIDIKLKKI; encoded by the coding sequence TTGAACGGTTACAAAGTTTTCAGCAAGGCTCAGTACCGTATGGAGATGATCGCCCGGACTGAGATGTTGCGGGCGCATAACATGGGCAGACTCAAGTTTCACCAGCATGTTGGAATCAAAAAATTAGAGTGGATGACCATGGGCGATGAGCGGACCTGTACGGTCTGTGGACCTCTCGATGGCAAAATATATCCCATCGACAAATTTCCGGGGCAACCGGCACACCCATTCTGCAGATGCACCAACCTTCCTATTCTTATTGATATTAAGTTGAAAAAAATTTGA